A window of the Tripterygium wilfordii isolate XIE 37 chromosome 12, ASM1340144v1, whole genome shotgun sequence genome harbors these coding sequences:
- the LOC120010737 gene encoding serine/threonine-protein kinase tricornered, with protein MDSARSWFQKFQPRDKLRASTKNKETCGEGEEEGNARTAADDEALSNITKQKVAAAKQYIENHYKEQMKNLQERRERRTILEKKLADADVSEEDQNNLLKFLEKKETEYMRLQRHKMGVDDFELLTMIGKGAFGEVRVCKEKTTGQVYAMKKLKKSEMLRRGQVEHVKAERNLLAEVDSNCIVKLYCSFQDDEFLYLIMEYLPGGDMMTLLMRKDTLTEDEARFYVAETVLAIESIHKHNYIHRDIKPDNLLLDRYGHLRLSDFGLCKPLDCSTLQEKDFSNNNPNGATPNDERPAPPKRTQQEQLQHWQKNRRTLAYSTVGTPDYIAPEVLLKKGYGMECDWWSLGAIMYEMLVGYPPFYSDDPMSTCRKIVNWRTHLKFPEEAKLSPEAKDIISKLLCNVNQRLGSKGADEIKAHSWFKGIEWERLYQMEAAFLPEVNDELDTQNFEKFEESEHQTRSSSRPGPWRKMLSSKDINFVGYTYKNFEIVNDYQVPGMAELKKKNTKPKRPSIKSLFECESDTSETSDTASNDQSVQGSFLNLLPPQLEVSPSQNKSQ; from the exons ATGGATTCGGCGAGGAGTTGGTTTCAGAAGTTTCAACCGCGAGATAAGTTGAGGGCATCAACTAAGAACAAGGAGACCTGTGGGGAAGGGGAAGAGGAAGGCAATGCACGAACAGCAGCAGATGACGAAGCTCTCTCCAATATCACAAAGCAAAAGGTTGCTGCGGCCAAGCAGTACATCGAGAACCATTACAAGGAGCAAATGAAGAACCTGCAGGAGAGAAGGGAACG ACGAACTATCCTGGAAAAGAAATTGGCAGATGCTGATGTGTCCGAGGAAGATCAAAACAATTTACTTAAGTTTTTGGAGAAGAAGGAAACTGAATACATGCGCCTTCAGAGGCATAAAATGGGCGTCGATGATTTTGAGTTACTGACAATGATTGGCAAGGGAGCATTTGGGGAg GTTAGGGTTTGTAAAGAGAAAACAACTGGCCAAGTATATGCTATGAAGAAGCTGAAGAAGTCAGAGATGCTTCGTAGGGGGCAG GTTGAGCATGTGAAAGCTGAAAGGAATCTGCTTGCAGAGGTTGACAGCAACTGCATTGTCAAACTCTATTGTTCTTTTCAAGATGATGAGTTTCTTTATCTCATTATGGAATATTTACCTGGTGGGGATATGATGACTTTACTCATGAGAAAAGATACCTTGACTGAAGATGAAGCCAGATTTTATGTTGCAGAGACTGTTCTGGCTATTGAATCTATCCATAAGCACAATTATATTCATAG GGATATCAAGCCTGACAACTTGCTACTTGATAGATATGGACACTTGAGACTTTCAGATTTTGGATTGTGCAAACCTTTGGACTGCAGTACTCtccaagaaaaagatttctCAAATAACAATCCTAATGGGGCTACACCGAATGATGAACGCCCTGCCCCTCCAAAACGCACCCAGCAGGAGCAGCTACAGCATTGGCAGAAAAACAGGAGAACACTT GCTTATTCTACTGTTGGAACACCAGACTATATTGCTCCTGAAGTACTACTGAAGAAAGGTTATGGGATGGAATGTGATTG GTGGTCGTTAGGTGCTATCATGTATGAGATGCTTGTGGGCTATCCTCCCTTTTATTCTGACGACCCAATGTCAACATGTAGGAAG ATAGTAAACTGGAGAACTCATTTGAAGTTTCCTGAAGAAGCAAAGTTATCACCCGAGGCAAAAGATATTATCAGTAAACTCTTGTGTAATGTCAACCAAAGATTAGGTTCAAAAGGCGCAGATGAAATAAAG GCTCATTCATGGTTTAAAGGTATTGAATGGGAGAGACTATATCAAATGGAAGCCGCATTTCTTCCCGAGGTCAATGATGAGTTGGATACTCAAAACTTTGAAAAGTTTGAAGAG TCTGAGCACcagactcgatcttcatcaagACCCGGCCCATGGAGAAAG ATGCTCTCATCGAAGGACATAAATTTTGTGGGGTACACATATAAGAATTTCGAAATTGTCAACGATTATCAAGTGCCTGGGATGG CggagttgaagaagaagaataccaAACCAAAGAGGCCATCCATCAAGTCACTTTTTG AATGCGAGTCAGATACATCAGAGACGTCGGATACTGCCAGTAACGATCAATCAGTTCAAGGGAGCTTTTTGAATCTCTTGCCTCCCCAACTGGAGGTTTCTCCAAGTCAGAATAAATCCCAGTAA
- the LOC120010738 gene encoding casein kinase 1-like protein 6 produces MDHVVGSKFKLGRKIGSGSFGELYLGVNVQTGEEVAVKLEPVKTKHPQLHYESKLYMLLQGGTGIPHLKWFGVEGEYSIMVIDLLGPSLEDLFNYCSRKFSLKTVLMLADQLINRVEYMHSRGFLHRDIKPDNFLMGLGRKANQVYIIDYGLAKKYRDLQTHKHIPYRENKNLTGTARYASVNTHLGVEQSRRDDLESLGYVLMYFLRGSLPWQGLKAGTKKQKYDKISEKKVSTPIEVLCKSYPTEFYSYFHYCRSLRFEDKPDYSYLKRLFRDLFIREGYQFDYVFDWTVLKYPQIGGSSRGRHSSGKPGLIAGPSAEKPERISVGKEIRDRFSGAVEAFSRRNTASPTPRGDLSKHRTSENQPDTEKGRGSRYGSSSRRAVHSSSRPSSSGEPSESRSSRLLSSSGRLSTTHRVPGYESKTSSYTRGTTAKGAREDPLRSFELLSLRK; encoded by the exons ATGGATCATGTAGTTGGTAGCAAGTTCAAGCTGGGGAGGAAGATCGGGAGTGGGTCCTTTGGGGAGCTCTATTTGG GTGTAAATGTACAAACTGGGGAAGAAGTTGCTGTTAAGTTG GAACCTGTGAAAACCAAGCATCCACAGCTTCATTATGAGTCAAAGTTGTACATGCTTCTTCAAGGAGGAA CTGGAATCCCCCACCTCAAATGGTTTGGTGTTGAGGGTGAATACAGTATAATGGTTATTGACCTTCTTGGACCAAGTTTGGAAGATTTGTTCAACTACTGCAGCAGAAAATTTTCGTTGAAAACAGTATTGATGCTTGCAGATCAATTA ATTAACAGAGTGGAATACATGCACTCAAGGGGTTTTCTTCACCGTGATATAAAGCCTGACAACTTCTTGATGGGCCTGGGGCGCAAAGCAAACCAG GTATACATTATTGATTATGGCCTTGCAAAGAAGTATAGGGATCTTCAGACACACAAGCATATCCCATACAG GGAAAACAAGAACCTGACGGGCACAGCTCGCTACGCAAGTGTCAACACTCATCTTGGAGTTG aGCAAAGCAGAAGGGATGATCTGGAATCTCTTGGTTATGTGCTTATGTACTTCCTAAGAGGAAG CCTTCCCTGGCAGGGATTAAAAGCTGGTACAAAGAAGCAAAAGTATGATAAGATCAGTGAAAAGAAAGTTTCAACTCCTATAGAG GTGCTTTGTAAATCATACCCAACTGAGTTTTATTCGTACTTCCATTACTGTCGATCATTGAGGTTTGAAGACAAACCAGACTATTCATATCTGAAAAGGCTTTTTAGAGATCTTTTTATTCGAGAAG GTTATCAGTTCGACTATGTATTTGACTGGACTGTGTTGAAGTACCCTCAGATTGGTGGCAGCTCTAGGGGACGG CACTCCAGCGGGAAACCAGGTTTAATTGCTGGTCCATCTGCAGAGAAACCAGAACGGATTTCAG TTGGGAAAGAGATCCGGGACAGATTCTCGGGTGCAGTTGAAGCATTTTCCAGAAGGAATACAGCTAGTCCTACTCCACGTGGTGATTTATCCAAACACAGGACGTCAGAGAAC CAACCTGATACAGAGAAAGGACGCGGTTCTCGATATGGCAGCAGTTCAAGAAGAGCTGTCCACTCAAGCAGCCGGCCTAGTTCCTCTGGTGAACCCAGTGAATCTCGCTCTAGCCGATTACTCTCAAGCAGTGGCCGTCTGTCTACCACACATAGAGTCCCTGGATATGAGTCGAAGACATCTTCCTATACTCGTGGTACAACTGCGAAAGGCGCAAGGGAGGATCCTCTTCGTAGCTTCGAGCTCCTGTCACTCAGGAAGTAG